The following proteins are encoded in a genomic region of Jaculus jaculus isolate mJacJac1 chromosome 13, mJacJac1.mat.Y.cur, whole genome shotgun sequence:
- the LOC105944938 gene encoding olfactory receptor 11 isoform X2, with protein sequence MNWINESSLEEFILFGFSDQPRLELPLFVGLLVSYTVTVFGNLAIMLVFQLDSKLHAPMYFFLTNLSLVDLCYITCSVPQMLVNLRSTRKVISYGGCVVQLFMFLALGATECVLLVVMSLDRFVAICRPLHYSVIMHQRFCLQLAAASWLTGFGNSVWMSVVTLQLPRCGQRVIDHFLCEVPAMLKLSCVDTTANEAELLFGSVFFHLVPLTLIFVSYAFIAQAILKIPSAEGRQKAFGTCASHLIVVSLFYGTAIPVYLQPASPHSATPRKLVSLLYGVMAPMLNPIIYTLRNKEMKEAFKRLMARVIVSQQ encoded by the exons ATGAACTGGATAAACGAAAGCAGCCTGGAGGAGTTCATTCTGTTCGGCTTCTCAGACCAACCACGGCTGGAACTTCCGCTCTTCGTGGGTCTCTTGGTCTCCTACACTGTCACCGTCTTTGGCAACCTCGCCATCATGCTAGTCTTCCAGCTGGACTCCAAGCTCCACGCTCCCATGTACTTCTTTCTCACCAATCTGTCACTCGTAGATCTTTGTTACATCACATGTTCGGTCCCACAGATGCTGGTGAATCTACGCAGCACGAGGAAAGTGATTAGTTACGGTGGCTGCGTGGTCCAGCTTTTCATGTTCCTGGCTCTGGGGGCTACAGAGTGTGTGTTGCTGGTGGTCATGTCCCTGGACAGATTCGTAGCCATCTGCCGGCCTCTCCATTACTCAGTCATCATGCACCAGAGATTCTGCCTGCAGCTGGCTGCTGCCTCCTGGTTGACTGGCTTCGGGAACTCCGTGTGGATGTCCGTCGTGACCCTCCAGCTGCCCCGCTGTGGTCAGCGTGTCATAGACCACTTTCTCTGTGAGGTGCCCGCCATGCTCAAGCTGTCCTGTGTGGACACAACTGCGAATGAGGCTGAGCTCTTGTTTGGGAGTGTATTTTTCCATCTAGTACCCCTGACCCTCATCTTTGTGTCGTATGCTTTTATTGCCCAAGCAATTTTGAAAATCCCTTCTGCTGAAGGACGACAAAAAGCTTTTGGGACCTGTGCCTCCCACCTGATTGTGGTGTCGCTGTTTTATGGGACGGCCATCCCCGTGTACCTGCAGCCGGCTTCCCCTCACTCTGCGACCCCCAGAAAGCTGGTGTCCCTCCTCTACGGAGTCATGGCACCTATGCTGAACCCTATCATCTACACACTTAGGAACAAAGAGATGAAGGAAGCCTTTAAAAGGCTGATGGCAAGAG TTATTGTGTCCCAGCAATAG
- the LOC105944938 gene encoding olfactory receptor 11 isoform X1, whose translation MNWINESSLEEFILFGFSDQPRLELPLFVGLLVSYTVTVFGNLAIMLVFQLDSKLHAPMYFFLTNLSLVDLCYITCSVPQMLVNLRSTRKVISYGGCVVQLFMFLALGATECVLLVVMSLDRFVAICRPLHYSVIMHQRFCLQLAAASWLTGFGNSVWMSVVTLQLPRCGQRVIDHFLCEVPAMLKLSCVDTTANEAELLFGSVFFHLVPLTLIFVSYAFIAQAILKIPSAEGRQKAFGTCASHLIVVSLFYGTAIPVYLQPASPHSATPRKLVSLLYGVMAPMLNPIIYTLRNKEMKEAFKRLMARGFSIKT comes from the coding sequence ATGAACTGGATAAACGAAAGCAGCCTGGAGGAGTTCATTCTGTTCGGCTTCTCAGACCAACCACGGCTGGAACTTCCGCTCTTCGTGGGTCTCTTGGTCTCCTACACTGTCACCGTCTTTGGCAACCTCGCCATCATGCTAGTCTTCCAGCTGGACTCCAAGCTCCACGCTCCCATGTACTTCTTTCTCACCAATCTGTCACTCGTAGATCTTTGTTACATCACATGTTCGGTCCCACAGATGCTGGTGAATCTACGCAGCACGAGGAAAGTGATTAGTTACGGTGGCTGCGTGGTCCAGCTTTTCATGTTCCTGGCTCTGGGGGCTACAGAGTGTGTGTTGCTGGTGGTCATGTCCCTGGACAGATTCGTAGCCATCTGCCGGCCTCTCCATTACTCAGTCATCATGCACCAGAGATTCTGCCTGCAGCTGGCTGCTGCCTCCTGGTTGACTGGCTTCGGGAACTCCGTGTGGATGTCCGTCGTGACCCTCCAGCTGCCCCGCTGTGGTCAGCGTGTCATAGACCACTTTCTCTGTGAGGTGCCCGCCATGCTCAAGCTGTCCTGTGTGGACACAACTGCGAATGAGGCTGAGCTCTTGTTTGGGAGTGTATTTTTCCATCTAGTACCCCTGACCCTCATCTTTGTGTCGTATGCTTTTATTGCCCAAGCAATTTTGAAAATCCCTTCTGCTGAAGGACGACAAAAAGCTTTTGGGACCTGTGCCTCCCACCTGATTGTGGTGTCGCTGTTTTATGGGACGGCCATCCCCGTGTACCTGCAGCCGGCTTCCCCTCACTCTGCGACCCCCAGAAAGCTGGTGTCCCTCCTCTACGGAGTCATGGCACCTATGCTGAACCCTATCATCTACACACTTAGGAACAAAGAGATGAAGGAAGCCTTTAAAAGGCTGATGGCAAGAGGCTTCTCAATCAAAACTTAA
- the LOC105944931 gene encoding LOW QUALITY PROTEIN: putative olfactory receptor 2W6 (The sequence of the model RefSeq protein was modified relative to this genomic sequence to represent the inferred CDS: substituted 1 base at 1 genomic stop codon), translating into MXSQMMQKDNTSSFEGFILVGFSDRPHLELVLFVVVLTFYLLTLFGNMTIILLSALDSRLHTPMYFFLANLSFLDICFTTGSIPQMLYNLWGPDKTISYVGCAIQLYFVLALGGVECVLLAVMAYDRHAAVCKPLHYTSIMHPRLCGQLASVAWLSGFGNSLIMAPQTLMLPRCGHRKVDHFLCEMPALIGMACVDTMSLEALAFALAIFIILAPLLLILISYGHIARAVLRIKSAAGRKKAFSTCSSHLMVVSLFYGTIIYMYLQPANTYSQDQGKFLTLFYTIVTPSVNPLIYTLRNKDVKEAIKKVIGGAGEMA; encoded by the coding sequence ATGTAGTCACAGATGATGCAAAAGGACAATACTAGTTCTTTTGAAGGCTTCATCCTGGTGGGCTTCTCGGACCGCCCCCACCTGGAGCTGGTCCTCTTCGTGGTTGTCCTTACCTTTTATCTGCTGACTCTCTTCGGCAACATGACCATCATCTTGCTTTCAGCTCTGGATTCTCGGCTGCACACACCCATGTATTTCTTTCTGGCCAACCTCTCATTCCTGGATATATGTTTCACCACGGGCTCCATTCCTCAGATGCTCTACAACCTCTGGGGTCCAGACAAGACCATCAGCTACGTGGGTTGTGCCATCCAGCTGTATTTTGTCCTAGCCCTGGGTGGGGTGGAGTGCGTTCTTCTGGCTGTCATGGCCTATGACCGCCACGCCGCCGTGTGCAAGCCGCTGCATTACACCAGCATCATGCACCCTCGCCTGTGTGGGCAGCTGGCTTCCGTGGCATGGCTGAGTGGCTTTGGCAATTCTCTCATCATGGCACCCCAGACGTTGATGCTACCCCGCTGTGGGCACAGGAAGGTGGACCACTTTCTGTGTGAGATGCCAGCACTGATTGGCATGGCCTGTGTAGATACAATGAGCCTCGAGGCACTGGCTTTTGCTTTGGCGATTTTTATCATCTTGGCCCCACTCCTTCTCATCCTCATTTCGTATGGTCACATCGCCCGGGCGGTACTGAGGATCAAGTCGGCTGCTGGGAGAAAGAAAGCCTTTAGCACCTGTAGCTCCCATCTCATggttgtctctctcttttatggCACCATCATCTACATGTATCTCCAGCCGGCAAACACGTACTCCCAGGACCAGGGCAAGTTCCTCACTCTCTTCTACACCATTGTCACTCCCAGTGTTAACCCCCTGATCTATACCCTGAGGAACAAAGACGTCAAAGAGGCCATAAAGAAGGTGAtaggaggagctggagaaatggcttaa